One window from the genome of Buchnera aphidicola (Neophyllaphis podocarpi) encodes:
- the pfkA gene encoding 6-phosphofructokinase, with protein MINKIGVLTSGGDAPGMNAAIRGVTRTALSEGLEVFGIYDGYLGLYENRMINLDRYSVSDVINKGGTFLGSSRFPEFKNKETRLIAKKNLINRGIDVLVVIGGDGSFMGAKKLTDMGFPCIGLPGTIDNDVGGTDYTIGYFTALETIVEAIDRLRDTSSSHQRISIVEVMGRSCGDLTLAASIAGGCEFLVLPEIKYSKKELLSEIKAGIRKGKKHAIVVITEYICDIEKLAKYIQLKTKRETRATVLGHIQRGGSPVAYDRILASRMGEYSIKLLLQGYKGRCIGIRNEKLVHHDILDAIKNMKKSFKLEWLKTAKKLY; from the coding sequence ATGATTAATAAAATAGGAGTACTCACTAGCGGTGGTGATGCTCCAGGTATGAATGCAGCAATTCGCGGTGTAACACGTACAGCTTTAAGTGAAGGTTTAGAAGTTTTTGGTATTTATGATGGATATTTAGGTTTATATGAAAATAGAATGATAAATTTAGATAGATATAGTGTTTCTGATGTTATAAACAAAGGAGGTACTTTTTTAGGATCATCTAGATTTCCAGAATTTAAAAACAAAGAAACTAGACTAATTGCAAAGAAAAATTTAATTAATAGAGGAATAGATGTTTTAGTTGTTATTGGAGGAGATGGTTCTTTCATGGGAGCAAAAAAGTTGACAGATATGGGTTTTCCATGTATAGGACTTCCAGGAACAATTGATAATGACGTAGGAGGAACTGACTATACCATAGGATATTTTACAGCATTAGAAACTATTGTAGAAGCAATAGATAGACTACGTGATACTTCTTCATCTCATCAAAGAATATCTATAGTAGAAGTTATGGGGCGTAGTTGCGGAGATTTAACCTTAGCAGCATCTATTGCAGGAGGATGTGAATTTTTAGTATTACCAGAAATAAAGTATTCAAAAAAAGAATTATTATCAGAAATAAAAGCAGGAATAAGAAAAGGAAAAAAACATGCTATTGTAGTTATAACAGAATATATCTGTGATATTGAAAAACTAGCAAAATATATTCAACTAAAAACGAAGAGAGAAACAAGAGCTACAGTTTTAGGGCATATTCAAAGAGGAGGATCTCCTGTAGCATATGACAGAATACTTGCTTCAAGAATGGGTGAGTACTCTATAAAATTATTATTACAAGGATATAAAGGACGTTGTATAGGAATTAGAAACGAAAAACTTGTACACCATGATATATTAGATGCAATTAAAAATATGAAAAAATCATTTAAGTTAGAATGGTTAAAAACTGCAAAAAAATTATATTAA
- a CDS encoding MIP/aquaporin family protein produces the protein MNCSHANFSLKRQCISEFIGTGLIIFFGSGVLAASKLTNINFGQLDISIIWGLGVSIGIYSSMKISGAHLNPAITITLYIFSNFNKKKVIPYIISQMLGSFTSTSLVYFLYYNLFNNFENSHKIVRGTVESLYLAAIFSTYPNGYVSTLKSLIVEIVIAAIFMYVTMTLNDFNKTSYSSYSYLLTPLIIGSLIIVIGTSMGSLTSFALNPARDLSPKIFMWLAGWGSISFTGGRDFPYFFIPLFGSLSGTIIGAFGYIRLTKLI, from the coding sequence ATGAATTGTTCGCATGCAAATTTTTCTTTAAAAAGGCAATGTATATCTGAATTTATAGGTACAGGATTGATAATTTTTTTTGGTTCAGGAGTGTTAGCTGCATCTAAATTAACAAATATAAACTTTGGGCAATTAGATATTAGTATAATATGGGGATTAGGTGTTTCTATAGGGATATATTCTAGTATGAAAATATCAGGAGCTCACTTAAATCCAGCTATTACAATTACTTTATATATATTTTCTAATTTTAACAAAAAAAAAGTTATCCCTTATATAATTTCACAAATGTTAGGTTCTTTTACTTCTACTTCATTAGTTTATTTTTTATACTATAATTTATTTAACAATTTTGAGAATTCTCATAAAATTGTAAGAGGAACTGTAGAAAGTTTATATTTGGCTGCTATATTTTCTACATATCCTAATGGGTACGTTAGTACTTTAAAATCTTTAATAGTTGAGATAGTTATTGCAGCTATTTTTATGTATGTAACAATGACGTTGAATGATTTCAATAAAACTAGTTATTCATCTTATTCATATTTATTAACACCTTTAATAATAGGATCATTAATCATAGTTATAGGTACTTCTATGGGTTCATTAACTTCATTTGCTTTAAATCCAGCTAGAGACTTAAGTCCTAAAATATTTATGTGGTTAGCTGGATGGGGAAGTATATCATTTACTGGAGGCAGAGATTTTCCTTACTTTTTTATTCCGTTATTTGGATCTTTATCAGGAACTATTATAGGAGCTTTTGGATACATAAGATTAACTAAATTAATCTAA
- the tpiA gene encoding triose-phosphate isomerase, translating to MKKPVIIANWKLNGNKKLVVRFLNKLIKFCENNEISNIIIALPYVYLDMAIQLVAKCNKNYFNNCINIAAQNVDVNVSGSFTGEVSVSMLKDIGISHVIIGHSERRMLHNENCNYISKKFDIVKKNLLTPILCIGETKKENLLGLTKIVCKKQIDSIILNSGKKSFINSIIAYEPIWAIGSGKAADIEQIKETHKFIKEYILDVSSINKKLFSVLYGGSVDEKNSFRLINNSYIDGLLVGKSSLDIDIFLKLLNNIKI from the coding sequence ATGAAAAAACCTGTAATTATTGCTAACTGGAAATTAAATGGAAATAAGAAGTTAGTTGTTAGATTTTTAAATAAATTAATTAAATTTTGTGAAAATAATGAAATTTCTAATATAATTATCGCTTTACCTTACGTTTATTTAGATATGGCTATACAATTAGTTGCTAAATGTAATAAAAATTATTTTAATAATTGTATTAATATAGCTGCTCAAAATGTTGATGTAAATGTTTCTGGATCTTTTACAGGAGAAGTATCTGTATCTATGTTAAAAGACATAGGAATTTCACATGTTATAATAGGACATTCTGAAAGACGCATGTTGCATAATGAAAATTGTAATTATATTTCTAAAAAATTCGATATAGTTAAAAAAAATTTACTTACCCCTATTTTATGCATAGGAGAAACAAAAAAAGAAAATTTATTAGGTTTAACTAAAATAGTTTGTAAAAAACAAATAGATTCTATAATACTAAATTCAGGTAAAAAATCATTTATAAATTCTATAATAGCATATGAACCTATATGGGCTATAGGTAGTGGAAAAGCTGCTGATATTGAACAAATAAAGGAAACTCACAAATTTATAAAGGAATATATACTTGATGTGAGTTCTATTAATAAAAAACTGTTTTCAGTTCTATATGGAGGTTCTGTAGACGAAAAAAATTCATTTAGATTAATAAATAATTCTTATATTGATGGTTTATTAGTCGGTAAATCTTCACTAGATATTGATATTTTTTTGAAGTTATTAAATAATATAAAAATATAA
- a CDS encoding HU family DNA-binding protein produces the protein MVTSELCQKIAQKKNNLSIKFINLIVKKIIKIMVITLESGLPIQIRGFGSFYLKYLYPRILIDPTNLNKRLISETYVTRFRLSKKIKCILNI, from the coding sequence ATGGTTACATCTGAATTATGTCAAAAAATTGCTCAAAAAAAAAATAATTTATCAATAAAGTTTATAAATTTAATAGTAAAAAAAATTATTAAAATTATGGTAATAACATTAGAGTCCGGATTACCTATACAGATTAGAGGATTTGGAAGTTTTTATTTAAAATATTTATATCCTCGTATTTTAATTGATCCTACAAATCTTAATAAAAGATTAATATCTGAAACATACGTTACTCGTTTTAGATTAAGTAAAAAAATTAAATGTATTCTAAATATTTAA
- the rpsA gene encoding 30S ribosomal protein S1 produces the protein MTESFSKLFEESLKTIETRPGSIIKGTIISIDKDTILIDAGLKSESVIPIDQFKNSNGELEIKLGDKIDVALDAIEDGFGETVLSREKAKRYESWIMLEKAHANNTTVNGVINGKVKGGFTVELNDIRAFLPGSLVDIRPIRETIHLEGKHLDFKVIKLDKKRNNVVVSRRAVIEFENSAERNLLLENLKEDIKVKGIVKNLTDYGAFVDLGGVDGLLHITDMAWKRVKHPNEIVNIGDEIFVKVLKFDKEKTRVSLGLKQLSTDPWISISKRYPENTKITGRVTNLTDYGCFVEIEEGVEGLVHVSEMDWTNKNIHPSKVVSVNNIVEVMVLDIDEERRRISLGLKQCKKNPWKSFAEKNIKGNKVQGRIKSITDFGIFLGLEGGIDGLVHLSDISWNIPGEEAVKEYKKGDEITAIVLQVDSERERISLGIKQLEEDPVNNYINNHKKGTLVFGKIINIDDKNITVNLSLGVNGNLKISELSRICPENYINNLKLDSHVNVKLNGLDRKNRLIIISLHYNQEIENKKVHIKQKKIKEKNNFSSIMAEAFKAAKK, from the coding sequence ATGACTGAATCTTTTTCAAAATTATTTGAAGAATCACTTAAAACAATTGAAACACGCCCAGGATCAATTATCAAAGGTACTATTATTTCAATAGACAAAGATACAATCTTAATTGATGCTGGTTTAAAATCTGAGTCTGTTATTCCTATAGATCAGTTTAAAAATTCTAATGGTGAATTAGAAATTAAATTAGGCGATAAAATTGATGTAGCTTTAGATGCAATAGAAGATGGTTTTGGAGAGACTGTTTTATCTAGAGAAAAAGCAAAACGTTATGAATCCTGGATTATGTTAGAAAAAGCTCATGCAAATAATACTACTGTAAATGGAGTTATAAATGGAAAAGTTAAAGGCGGTTTTACTGTAGAATTAAATGATATAAGAGCATTTTTACCTGGTTCTTTAGTAGATATTAGACCTATCAGAGAAACTATACATTTAGAAGGTAAACATCTTGATTTCAAAGTAATTAAATTAGACAAAAAAAGAAATAATGTAGTTGTTTCTAGAAGAGCTGTAATTGAATTTGAAAATAGTGCTGAAAGAAATTTACTTTTAGAAAATCTAAAAGAAGATATAAAAGTTAAAGGAATTGTAAAAAATCTTACTGATTATGGAGCTTTTGTTGATTTAGGTGGTGTAGATGGTTTATTACATATAACTGATATGGCTTGGAAACGAGTTAAACATCCTAATGAAATAGTAAATATAGGAGATGAGATATTTGTTAAAGTTTTAAAATTTGATAAAGAAAAAACTAGAGTTTCATTAGGTTTAAAACAATTAAGTACTGATCCTTGGATATCTATATCAAAAAGATATCCTGAAAATACTAAAATTACAGGAAGAGTTACAAATTTAACAGATTATGGTTGTTTTGTTGAGATAGAAGAAGGTGTTGAGGGTTTAGTTCACGTTTCTGAAATGGATTGGACTAATAAAAATATTCATCCATCTAAAGTAGTTAGTGTAAATAATATAGTAGAAGTTATGGTTTTAGATATAGATGAAGAAAGAAGAAGAATATCTTTAGGATTAAAGCAATGCAAAAAAAATCCTTGGAAAAGTTTTGCAGAAAAGAATATAAAAGGTAATAAAGTTCAAGGAAGAATTAAATCTATTACAGATTTTGGTATATTTTTAGGATTAGAAGGTGGTATAGATGGATTAGTTCATTTATCAGATATATCTTGGAACATTCCAGGAGAAGAAGCAGTTAAAGAATATAAAAAAGGTGATGAAATTACTGCTATCGTGTTACAAGTAGATTCTGAACGAGAACGAATCTCTTTAGGAATTAAACAATTAGAAGAAGATCCTGTAAATAATTACATTAACAATCATAAAAAAGGCACTTTAGTTTTTGGTAAAATAATTAATATAGATGATAAAAATATAACAGTTAATTTATCTTTAGGAGTTAATGGTAATTTAAAAATTTCAGAATTATCTCGTATTTGTCCTGAAAATTATATAAATAATTTAAAATTAGATAGTCATGTAAATGTTAAGTTAAATGGATTAGATAGAAAAAATCGTTTAATAATTATTTCATTACATTATAATCAAGAAATAGAAAATAAAAAAGTACACATAAAACAAAAAAAGATAAAAGAAAAAAATAATTTTTCTAGTATTATGGCTGAAGCTTTTAAAGCAGCAAAAAAGTAA
- the cmk gene encoding (d)CMP kinase, whose translation MNIVPVITIDGLSSTGKSSLCKIISKKLNWNVLYSGIFYRILAYIYININKNIFDKKIFSYFMDFEIKSSCNEKSIQVIFQEIEIYKKLLLPEISILASKLSQFYFVRKSLLDIQKSFRKEPGLVADGRDMGTILFPDAYIKFFLYSDIKKRSLHRMIQLQEQGVNVNLKTVINEVKKRDYRDLHRIYSPVIPAKNAILIDVTSMTLKEVVNFSIKKIKNLF comes from the coding sequence ATGAATATAGTACCTGTTATTACAATAGATGGTTTGAGTAGTACTGGAAAAAGTTCTTTATGTAAAATTATTTCTAAAAAACTAAACTGGAATGTTTTATATTCTGGTATTTTTTATAGGATTTTGGCTTATATTTATATAAATATTAATAAGAATATTTTTGACAAAAAAATATTTTCTTATTTTATGGATTTTGAAATTAAATCTTCTTGCAATGAAAAATCCATTCAAGTTATTTTTCAGGAAATTGAGATATATAAAAAATTATTGCTTCCAGAAATTAGTATTTTAGCTTCTAAATTATCTCAATTTTATTTTGTTAGAAAATCTTTACTTGATATACAAAAGTCATTTCGTAAAGAGCCAGGATTAGTTGCTGACGGTAGAGATATGGGTACAATTTTGTTTCCAGATGCTTATATAAAATTTTTTTTATATTCTGATATTAAAAAACGATCATTACATAGGATGATTCAGTTGCAAGAACAAGGAGTTAATGTTAATTTAAAAACAGTTATTAATGAAGTAAAAAAAAGAGATTACAGAGATTTACATAGAATTTATTCTCCTGTAATTCCTGCAAAAAATGCTATATTAATTGATGTAACATCAATGACATTAAAAGAAGTAGTTAACTTTTCTATAAAAAAGATTAAAAATTTATTTTAA
- the aroA gene encoding 3-phosphoshikimate 1-carboxyvinyltransferase — protein MNKSLNMKPVNYINGEVFLPGSKSISNRILLMASIAQGITKIYNLLYSDDTKYMLNALKILGIKYFYNEKKLICIVHGYGLPLNISNNIKSIYLGNAGTAIRPLTALLSLIKDCNLILTGDSRMQERPIGHLVSALKEGGANITYNKKKFYPPISIKGGFIGGEISIDGSISSQFLSSLLMIAPLCKIDTVIKLKNNLVSKPYIDITLNLMKQFGILFINKNYKEFYIPSKQIYKSLGKYIVEGDSSSASYFLAAAAIKGGTVKVKGVGKNSIQGDVNFIHVLKKMGAIIHLGNNYISCTRNVLNSIDMDLNHIPDAAMTIAIVALFANGTTTIRNIYNWRVKETDRIKAMVIELRKVGAKVIEGYDYISITPPLKIKYAIIDTYNDHRMAMSFSLLSLSDLSVTILNPQCTSKTFPNYFKEYLNISHF, from the coding sequence ATGAATAAATCTTTAAATATGAAACCAGTAAATTACATAAATGGAGAAGTTTTTTTACCTGGTTCAAAGAGTATTTCTAATCGTATTCTTCTTATGGCATCTATTGCTCAAGGTATTACAAAAATATATAATTTATTATATAGTGATGATACTAAATACATGTTAAATGCTTTAAAGATATTGGGTATAAAATATTTTTATAATGAAAAAAAACTTATTTGTATTGTGCACGGTTACGGTTTGCCATTAAATATATCTAATAACATAAAATCAATTTATTTAGGTAATGCAGGAACTGCTATTAGACCACTAACTGCATTATTGAGTTTAATTAAGGATTGTAATTTAATTCTTACTGGAGATTCAAGAATGCAAGAAAGGCCAATAGGACATTTGGTTAGTGCTTTAAAAGAAGGGGGAGCCAATATTACATATAATAAAAAAAAGTTTTATCCTCCTATAAGTATTAAAGGAGGTTTTATTGGAGGTGAAATATCAATTGATGGTAGTATTTCAAGTCAATTTTTAAGTTCTTTATTAATGATTGCTCCTTTATGTAAAATAGATACTGTAATTAAATTAAAAAATAATTTAGTATCTAAACCTTATATAGATATAACGTTAAATCTAATGAAACAATTTGGAATATTATTTATCAATAAAAATTATAAAGAATTTTATATTCCATCTAAACAAATTTATAAATCATTAGGTAAATATATAGTTGAAGGAGATAGCTCTTCTGCATCTTATTTTTTAGCTGCAGCAGCTATTAAAGGAGGTACTGTAAAAGTAAAAGGAGTAGGTAAAAATAGTATACAAGGAGATGTTAATTTTATTCATGTATTAAAAAAAATGGGAGCTATTATACATTTAGGAAATAATTATATTTCTTGCACAAGAAATGTTTTAAATTCAATTGATATGGATTTAAATCATATTCCTGATGCAGCTATGACTATTGCAATAGTTGCTTTATTTGCTAATGGTACTACAACAATTAGAAATATTTATAATTGGAGAGTTAAAGAAACCGACAGAATTAAAGCTATGGTAATTGAGTTACGTAAAGTTGGAGCTAAAGTAATAGAAGGGTATGACTATATATCTATAACCCCTCCTTTAAAAATTAAATACGCAATTATAGATACTTATAATGATCATAGAATGGCTATGTCTTTTTCTCTATTATCATTATCTGATCTTTCTGTGACTATTTTAAATCCACAATGTACTTCTAAAACTTTTCCAAATTATTTTAAAGAATATTTAAATATTAGTCATTTTTAA
- the serC gene encoding 3-phosphoserine/phosphohydroxythreonine transaminase, translating into MSRIYNFSAGPATLPEEVLSIAKKDLKNWNKMGASVMEISHRSKEFICMTEEVENNLRILLNIPMSYKILFVQGGARGQFSAIPLNLLKNYNIADYICSGYWSNSAVIESKKYCNSNILNVRTIENGKKSIIPMSHWCLNDKIDYIHYCPNETIEGIAIHEEPKFDNKIVVGDFSSFILSQPININNYSLIYAGAQKNIGPSGITIVILHEKLLNISNRILPSFLNYQILNKYKSMFNTPPTFSWYLAGLVFKWLIDKGGINEIYKINRLKAKLLYEAIDNSNLYFNNINIKNRSIMNVTFNLSKIKLEKLFFKEALKNGLYALKGHSIIGGIRASIYNAMPLDGVKKLIKFMLSFEKKYF; encoded by the coding sequence ATGTCTAGAATATATAATTTTAGTGCCGGTCCTGCTACTTTACCTGAAGAAGTATTATCTATAGCAAAAAAAGATTTAAAAAACTGGAACAAAATGGGTGCTTCTGTTATGGAGATTAGTCATAGAAGTAAAGAGTTTATTTGTATGACAGAAGAAGTTGAAAATAATCTAAGAATCTTATTAAATATTCCTATGTCTTATAAAATTTTATTTGTTCAGGGAGGTGCTAGAGGACAATTTTCAGCTATACCATTAAATTTATTAAAAAATTATAATATAGCTGATTATATTTGTAGTGGTTATTGGAGTAACAGTGCAGTTATAGAATCTAAAAAATATTGTAATTCTAATATATTAAATGTAAGGACTATAGAAAATGGTAAAAAGTCAATAATACCAATGAGTCATTGGTGTTTAAATGATAAAATAGATTACATACATTATTGTCCTAATGAAACAATTGAAGGAATAGCTATTCATGAAGAACCTAAATTTGATAATAAAATTGTAGTAGGAGATTTTTCCTCTTTTATTTTATCTCAACCCATAAATATTAATAATTATAGTTTAATTTATGCTGGAGCACAAAAAAATATAGGACCTTCAGGGATTACAATAGTAATTTTACATGAAAAGTTATTAAATATTTCTAATAGAATTCTTCCATCATTTTTAAATTATCAAATCTTAAATAAATACAAGTCTATGTTTAATACTCCTCCAACATTTTCTTGGTATCTTGCCGGATTAGTATTTAAATGGTTAATAGATAAAGGTGGAATAAATGAAATTTATAAGATAAATAGATTGAAAGCAAAATTGTTGTATGAAGCTATAGATAACAGTAATCTTTATTTTAACAATATAAATATTAAAAATAGATCTATAATGAATGTTACTTTTAATTTATCTAAGATAAAATTAGAAAAGTTATTTTTTAAAGAAGCCTTAAAAAATGGATTATATGCTCTTAAAGGTCATAGTATAATTGGAGGTATAAGAGCATCTATTTATAATGCAATGCCTTTGGATGGAGTTAAAAAGTTAATAAAGTTTATGTTAAGCTTTGAAAAAAAGTATTTTTAA
- the serS gene encoding serine--tRNA ligase: MISLKILRNDLDWLAKKLSERSFKLDIKYIKFIENERKNLQIKTELLQSNRNKISKLIGQKKILGENLKILFEKAKKISLNLESYQDKLRFLKKQINNFVQTIPNIPDDKLPNKNKYKNGKEVGRWGCIPKYDFKIKDHIELGIKNNGLDWSTAAKISGSRFVLMKGKTALLHRALGQFMLDIHTNKNGYLEVYVPYLSNYSSMYSTGQLPKFENDLFHIKKNDNIFNKYSLIPTSEVPLTNLVSGQILEDKILPLKFTAHTPCFRAENLSYGTDSKGLIRLHQFDKVEIVQIVKPENSMKALEEVTSHAEMILRLLNLPYRKILLTAENMSFASTKTYDLEVWFPSQNKYREISSCSNMSDFQSRRMKSKFRCKKSQKIDFVHTLNGSGLALGRTLAAIMENNQEKDGRIKVPKILIEKYMHGIKYID; this comes from the coding sequence ATGATTAGTTTAAAAATTTTACGTAACGATTTAGATTGGTTAGCTAAAAAATTGTCAGAACGAAGTTTTAAGTTAGATATAAAATATATAAAATTCATTGAAAATGAAAGAAAAAACTTGCAAATTAAAACTGAATTATTGCAATCAAATCGTAATAAAATCTCTAAACTAATTGGTCAAAAAAAAATATTAGGTGAAAATCTAAAAATTTTGTTTGAAAAAGCAAAAAAAATATCATTAAATTTAGAAAGTTATCAAGATAAATTACGCTTTTTAAAAAAACAAATAAATAATTTTGTACAAACGATTCCTAATATACCAGATGATAAGTTACCTAATAAAAATAAATATAAAAATGGAAAAGAAGTTGGTCGTTGGGGTTGTATTCCTAAATATGATTTTAAAATAAAGGATCATATTGAATTAGGAATAAAAAACAATGGTTTAGATTGGTCTACAGCAGCTAAAATTTCCGGATCTCGTTTTGTGTTAATGAAAGGTAAAACTGCTTTGTTACATAGAGCTTTAGGTCAATTTATGTTAGACATTCATACCAATAAAAATGGTTACTTAGAAGTTTATGTTCCTTATTTATCAAATTATTCAAGTATGTATTCTACTGGTCAATTACCTAAATTTGAAAATGATTTATTTCATATTAAAAAAAATGATAATATTTTTAATAAATATTCTTTAATTCCTACATCAGAAGTTCCGTTAACTAATTTAGTTTCAGGTCAAATTTTAGAAGATAAAATTTTACCTTTAAAATTTACTGCTCATACTCCATGTTTTCGTGCAGAAAATTTATCTTATGGTACAGATAGTAAAGGATTAATTAGATTACATCAATTTGATAAAGTAGAGATAGTACAAATTGTAAAACCAGAAAATTCTATGAAAGCATTAGAAGAAGTAACTTCTCATGCTGAAATGATTTTAAGATTATTAAATCTTCCTTATAGAAAAATATTATTAACTGCAGAAAATATGAGTTTTGCTTCTACTAAAACTTATGATTTGGAAGTTTGGTTTCCTTCTCAAAATAAATATCGCGAAATTTCTTCATGTTCTAATATGTCTGATTTTCAATCAAGACGTATGAAATCAAAATTTAGATGTAAAAAAAGTCAAAAAATAGATTTTGTACATACTTTAAATGGTTCAGGTTTAGCTTTAGGACGTACATTAGCTGCAATTATGGAAAATAATCAAGAAAAAGATGGTAGAATTAAAGTACCTAAAATATTAATAGAAAAATATATGCATGGGATAAAATATATTGATTGA
- the trxB gene encoding thioredoxin-disulfide reductase codes for MKNIPYKSSKLIIIGSGPAGYTASIYAARANLKPILITGLEKGGQLVKTNSIENWPGDINELKGISLMDRMHKHAIKFNVEIIYDFINNVEFDSYPFILKGEKVIYQAKSVIIATGSSAKYLNLKYEEKFIGKGISTCAICDGFLYKNKIVAVVGGGNTAVEEALYLSNIVSYVYLIHRREKFTAEKILLKRLKTKIKDKKIILKTNLVVNEIIGNENSITKIVLKSSINLNIKEQIKIHGLFVAIGHNPNSNIFKNKLVMKNGYIKTKLQKNSAYTETSIAGIFAAGDVTYASYKQAITSAASGCMAALDAERYLNKISN; via the coding sequence ATGAAAAATATACCATACAAAAGTAGTAAATTAATAATTATAGGATCAGGTCCAGCAGGTTATACTGCATCTATTTATGCAGCTAGAGCTAATTTAAAACCAATACTAATTACAGGATTAGAAAAAGGAGGACAATTAGTAAAAACTAATAGCATAGAAAATTGGCCTGGAGATATTAATGAACTAAAAGGTATATCTTTAATGGATAGAATGCATAAACATGCAATAAAATTTAATGTAGAAATTATATATGATTTTATAAATAATGTAGAATTTGATTCTTATCCATTTATATTAAAAGGGGAAAAAGTAATATATCAAGCTAAATCTGTAATTATTGCTACTGGATCTTCAGCAAAATATTTAAATTTAAAATATGAAGAAAAATTTATAGGAAAAGGAATTTCTACATGCGCTATATGTGATGGATTTTTATACAAAAACAAAATAGTAGCGGTTGTAGGAGGGGGAAATACAGCTGTAGAAGAAGCTTTATACCTATCTAACATAGTTTCATATGTGTATCTAATACATAGAAGAGAAAAGTTTACAGCGGAAAAAATTTTATTAAAACGTTTAAAAACAAAAATTAAAGATAAAAAAATTATTTTAAAAACTAATTTAGTTGTGAATGAAATAATAGGAAACGAAAATAGCATAACTAAAATTGTATTAAAATCAAGTATAAATCTAAATATTAAAGAACAAATTAAAATACATGGTTTATTTGTTGCTATAGGTCATAATCCTAATTCTAATATTTTTAAAAATAAATTAGTTATGAAAAATGGGTATATAAAAACAAAACTACAAAAAAATTCCGCATATACTGAGACTAGTATTGCTGGAATATTTGCAGCAGGAGATGTTACATATGCATCATATAAACAAGCAATAACTTCTGCTGCAAGTGGTTGTATGGCAGCATTAGACGCAGAGCGTTATTTAAACAAAATTAGCAATTAA
- the infA gene encoding translation initiation factor IF-1 has product MNKEENIEMQGTVIDTLPNTMFRVELENKHKIIAHISGKMRKNYIRILTGDKVTVEITPYDLSKGRIIFRSR; this is encoded by the coding sequence ATGAATAAAGAAGAAAACATTGAAATGCAAGGAACTGTAATAGATACTTTACCTAATACAATGTTTAGAGTGGAATTAGAAAACAAACATAAAATAATAGCTCACATATCTGGAAAAATGAGAAAAAATTATATTAGAATTTTGACAGGAGATAAAGTAACTGTAGAAATTACTCCATATGATTTAAGTAAAGGAAGAATAATTTTTCGCAGCAGATGA